The Clostridia bacterium DNA segment AGAATAATCAGTATGATATTACCATAGTTTTGCAGTGGCGCAAGCTTAACCACCCACTTATTGGGTAGTGCACCAAACAAGATCTTGCTACCATCTAAGGGTGGTATGGGGATTAGGTTGAAAATCCCAAGTACCACATTAAACCAAACTAGGTAGAAAAAAAACTGTCCTAGCATACTATTGTAAGCCCCTGTCATAGCCCAGAGTAGAGCCGCGAAATAGGCTAGCGTCATATTCATGGCCGGTCCTGCAAGGGCAGTCAATACCATGCCTTTGCGTCTATTTTTGAAATACATCGGATTTACTTGTACAGGTTTTGCCCAACCAAAGCCTACAATTAGAAGCATCAAGGTACCATAGATATCCAGATGCTTTAGAGGGTTTAGACTAAGCCTTCCCGTACGAGCCGGTGTAGGGTCACCCAAAATACTTGCCATTTTCCCATGCGCATATTCATGAAAGGTAATGGCGATTAGTATAGCGGGAAAAGCTACAATAAAGGCACTCGGATCCCGTAAAAACATTATCGGATCCTCTCAGGAATAATGGCATTTGCAACTAGATCT contains these protein-coding regions:
- a CDS encoding site-2 protease family protein, translated to MFLRDPSAFIVAFPAILIAITFHEYAHGKMASILGDPTPARTGRLSLNPLKHLDIYGTLMLLIVGFGWAKPVQVNPMYFKNRRKGMVLTALAGPAMNMTLAYFAALLWAMTGAYNSMLGQFFFYLVWFNVVLGIFNLIPIPPLDGSKILFGALPNKWVVKLAPLQNYGNIILIILLISGILGKILTPAIMFIMNVLNFLVGLTI